From a region of the Aeoliella mucimassa genome:
- a CDS encoding TIGR01212 family radical SAM protein (This family includes YhcC from E. coli K-12, an uncharacterized radical SAM protein.), giving the protein MQSTKPLTNHGEIPPWRESGLRYYSLRYRLHEMFGTRVQKVSINAHFTCPNVDGTVAMGGCTFCDNRSFSPSRRLPRADVLGQINQSLVRMRNRYADCEKFIAYFQPGTNTYAPVDRLRPLYEKALEHPQVVGLAIGTRPDCVPDDVLALLNELGERTYVSVEYGMQTMHNASLDWMNRGCHHDAMIDAMRRSQDRNFEISAHAILGLPGESHDDMLATARELARLKVDAVKLHNLYCVKNTPLADMVESGEVTLMGQDDYVRAVVDFLELLPPNVVVERISGDAPPDYFVGPDWCLNKGAVKREIDAEFARRDTWQGKAVQPSASM; this is encoded by the coding sequence TTGCAGTCAACCAAACCACTTACGAACCACGGCGAAATCCCACCCTGGCGCGAATCGGGACTCCGTTATTACAGTCTTCGCTACCGATTACACGAAATGTTTGGCACACGTGTCCAAAAAGTGAGTATCAACGCTCATTTTACGTGTCCTAACGTCGACGGAACCGTGGCCATGGGGGGCTGTACGTTCTGCGACAATCGCAGCTTCAGCCCCAGCAGGCGGCTTCCCAGGGCGGATGTCTTGGGGCAAATCAACCAAAGTTTGGTCCGCATGCGGAACCGATATGCCGACTGCGAAAAATTTATCGCCTATTTTCAGCCCGGCACCAACACTTACGCTCCCGTCGATCGGCTCCGCCCGTTGTACGAGAAAGCCCTCGAGCACCCCCAGGTGGTCGGCCTCGCCATCGGTACCCGCCCCGACTGCGTGCCCGACGACGTGCTCGCGTTGCTCAACGAGTTAGGGGAGCGGACCTACGTGTCGGTTGAGTATGGTATGCAGACCATGCACAACGCGTCGCTCGATTGGATGAACCGCGGCTGCCATCACGACGCGATGATCGACGCCATGCGGCGGAGCCAGGACCGCAACTTCGAGATCTCGGCCCATGCCATCCTCGGGTTGCCAGGCGAGTCGCACGACGACATGCTGGCCACCGCCCGCGAGCTTGCGCGGCTTAAGGTCGACGCGGTGAAGCTGCACAACCTGTACTGCGTGAAGAACACCCCGCTGGCCGACATGGTCGAGTCGGGCGAAGTCACGCTAATGGGCCAGGACGACTACGTTCGCGCCGTGGTAGATTTCCTGGAGCTGCTCCCGCCGAATGTGGTGGTCGAACGCATCAGCGGCGACGCCCCGCCCGACTACTTCGTCGGCCCCGACTGGTGCCTGAACAAAGGGGCGGTCAAACGCGAGATCGACGCCGAGTTCGCCCGCCGCGACACCTGGCAAGGCAAGGCGGTGCAGCCAAGCGCGTCGATGTAA